A genomic window from Candidatus Hydrogenedentota bacterium includes:
- a CDS encoding glycerol-3-phosphate dehydrogenase/oxidase: protein MNLSRDDMAARAADKRTVWDFLVIGGGATGMGVAVDAAARGLSVLLADRDDFGKGTSSRSTKLVHGGVRYLQQGNISLVLEALKERGLMRENAPHLVHDLPFIVPNYTWWEAPFYGIGLRVYDLLAGKHGFGPSRNLTVKKTIERIPTIETEGLRGGVIYYDGQFDDARLLINLMQTAAAHGAAVVNHMEAVRLLKKNGVVCGAALLDRETGKEHSVKARVVINATGPFVDGVRGMDEPGAAPMIRPSQGVHIVLDRAFLPGDSAIMVPHTDDGRVLFAIPWHGRTLVGTTDTPIDAVSEEPAALESEVEFLLTHTARYLTRDPDRGDVLSVFAGIRPLVGGDAATTAALSRDHTLHISRSGLVTVTGGKWTTYRKMAEDTVDQAATVAQLDPPPCPTRTLRIHGYSKRPEEFGDLALYGADALSIRNLMRGAPGNAERIHPNFTTVAAEVLWAVRNEMARTVEDFLSRRTRALLLDAAASVEAAPRVAALMAKELGRDRVWEEEQLRKYTALAARYRL, encoded by the coding sequence TCGGGAAGGGCACGTCCAGCCGGAGCACCAAACTGGTCCACGGCGGGGTGCGCTACCTGCAGCAGGGAAACATCTCGCTGGTGCTCGAGGCGCTGAAGGAGCGCGGGCTCATGCGGGAGAACGCCCCGCACCTGGTGCACGACCTGCCCTTCATCGTGCCGAACTACACCTGGTGGGAGGCGCCCTTCTACGGCATCGGCCTGCGGGTCTATGACCTGCTCGCCGGGAAGCACGGGTTCGGCCCCTCGCGCAATCTCACGGTGAAAAAGACCATAGAGCGCATCCCCACCATCGAGACGGAGGGCCTGCGCGGCGGGGTGATTTACTATGACGGGCAGTTTGACGACGCGCGGCTGCTGATCAACCTGATGCAGACCGCCGCGGCCCACGGCGCCGCCGTGGTGAACCACATGGAGGCGGTGCGGCTGCTCAAGAAAAACGGCGTGGTGTGCGGCGCGGCGCTCCTGGACCGGGAAACCGGAAAGGAGCATTCCGTGAAGGCGCGGGTGGTCATCAACGCCACGGGGCCCTTCGTGGACGGCGTGCGCGGGATGGACGAGCCGGGCGCGGCGCCCATGATCCGGCCCAGCCAGGGGGTCCACATCGTGCTGGACCGGGCCTTCCTCCCCGGCGACAGCGCCATCATGGTGCCCCACACGGACGACGGGCGGGTGCTCTTCGCCATACCCTGGCACGGGCGCACCCTGGTGGGCACGACGGACACGCCCATTGACGCCGTTTCCGAGGAGCCCGCCGCGCTGGAAAGCGAGGTGGAGTTCCTCCTCACGCACACGGCACGCTACCTCACCCGCGACCCGGACCGGGGGGACGTGCTGAGCGTCTTCGCGGGCATCCGGCCGCTGGTGGGCGGGGACGCCGCGACCACGGCGGCCCTGTCCCGCGACCACACGCTGCACATCTCGCGCAGCGGGCTGGTGACCGTCACGGGCGGCAAGTGGACCACCTACCGGAAGATGGCGGAGGACACGGTGGACCAGGCGGCCACGGTGGCGCAGTTGGACCCGCCGCCCTGCCCCACGCGCACCCTGCGCATTCACGGCTATTCAAAGCGTCCGGAGGAGTTTGGCGATCTGGCGCTGTACGGCGCGGACGCCCTGTCCATCCGCAACCTCATGCGCGGCGCCCCCGGCAATGCGGAGCGGATTCACCCGAACTTCACCACCGTTGCCGCCGAGGTGCTTTGGGCCGTGCGCAACGAGATGGCGCGGACCGTCGAGGACTTCCTGTCCCGGCGTACCCGGGCGCTGCTGCTGGACGCCGCGGCAAGCGTCGAGGCCGCACCCCGCGTGGCGGCGCTCATGGCCAAAGAACTGGGTCGTGACCGGGTGTGGGAGGAGGAGCAGCTCCGGAAGTACACCGCCCTGGCGGCACGGTACCGGCTCTAA